The Euphorbia lathyris chromosome 4, ddEupLath1.1, whole genome shotgun sequence genomic interval aattatttacaactaaatCTATCAGTGctatgtaataataataataataataataataataataataataataataataataaatggatAATCAcatgtaaataattataaggcaTAAGGCCATGTAAACAACACAAGTTAGATATTCTAGACTTGTTTAGGTCTGAATATCAAAATCTCGTTTCTGGATTGAAGGACGCATGTTTGATAAACTTTGATTTTTTCAATAATATCTCTAGCTTCAAAGGTTACATAACACTTTAAATATGAATAACCAAATGCGTACAAAACTTTCACAAATTCCAGATTCCCATCCTGCATTAATTCatcatcaatttttttaaaaattcataACATTTAGATATAAAAATCAATAAGAAATAGAAAGAAAAGTAACCTTGAGATTATGTTGGTGAACAACATACTTGACAGAGTTCTCACACTTTGAATCGAACGGACGTGTACCTTGGAGATCCACCGCCCGGAGTAAACTGCAACCGTCTTTagtgaagataggaaaaggttGAATGCCTTTGAATGGTATGATATCAAACCCCTAAAAACAACAATTCAAATTAGGGGTTTTGCTGCTCATCCATTTATTCAAAATCAATATGAGAAAATCAAAATCTACCTCGCTAGCGGAGTATGATTCTTCGTATTTCGATAAACTTTGCGATTCTTCATCCATCTCGAACGCTTCAAGAAGATCTTTGTAGAATTGTTTGTGATCGGGGTCATCTTTGTAGTCTTCTTCCTCGGACTCTTCGGAAATAGGCGATGGCTGTTTAAGGAGTGAATCCAACAACTCCGGTAAATCGCTGTAAGTTGAGAATATCTTGTTCTTGCCTTGAGAAACCATACTCGCAACTTTTATTAATTGAATACGGATTGGGAGGGAGGGAGGGAGGAAGAAGATATTTATAGGTTAGTCCATGTCCAACTCCTACTTGGACTTCAAAACTTCATATAACTATACATTCCCTGTTtgtttcaaattcaaattaaatataaGTTGAAATGGTTAATTACACTTATGAACACTGAACTTTGCTTGTTTTTTCAAAACGTAAAATAAAAGGAATTGAACTTTACATTAAGATCATGTTTGTTTGGAGGAAAATATTGTGTTGTGGAAAATTTTATAGAGCGGCCCAGTGCATTACGCGTCcacgctaagcgagggtccggggaggtcccaccacaagggtgtactggggcaagccttcccttgccaattttttatgaaggaaaataaaatatttttctgtgtttgccaacaacactggaaaatattttccaaccactaaatatagattttctatattttttttatttttaattgtatatataaaacacaaaaaagagaTTCACATGTATTAAGCACAAATTAATTAAGCATaaaaaacacatataaactGTAAGCTGTCGTTTGGTTCGCAACGTGGAATGGAATAGAATTGATATTCCTTAGGAATAACTATTCATATGTTTGGTTGCTGGAATAAGATGAAATAGAGtatataatttttcattcaaaaaacaACATTACCCTCAAATCTAATACTATAAATTGTATGTTTTCTCGtgttattaacgttattgtgtttttttttttcattttttcacgtttagtttttcggtttttttctttttttttgcgttttttatttttcgcattttgttactttttcgtgttattcacgtattgtcacatttttgtgttttagcatttttcgcgttttcgtattttttcacgttttcgtgtttttttttgtatatttcgtgttttgtcacttttgtTGTTCATGGTTTGTGCTTTTTcaagtgtttgcttttttttcgtttttgtgtttttcgtgtttgctcacattttcatgtttttgtggtttttttcatattctcgtattttgtaacgttttcatgttattcatgtttttcatatttcatatttttttttgtatttttacattttttaatattttcctCATTTTTCTCTAAAGGCGtttgttttggggaaaatgttttacctttttgaaaatggtaaaacattttcctttATTTCTTCATTCATTTTCCATTGACTTACCACTTATTTTCTTGcagaatatttttcaaaaaaaaaaaaaaaacaagcatAAATTATATCCATATGGACACTAACAAGGAATATGGTTCCATGATCCAAACCCATAGTTTCAAATCTTTACCTTTACCCAACAGAGCGTTTGCTAGCTCAAAGCACCCAAAGGCACTCTAGTCATTTAGCCCATTGATCAACCTCTATTTTAGGAGGACTTAATTAATGGAAAAGGATCCTCAATTCTTCTCTCTCTAGATTCTTTGCTCACCACATGTCTCTATACTAACTTGATTGTCGGAATGTATATAGAGAAGAAAGACAAAAAGATGATAGCCGGAAATCCCATAAGCGTGGAGTAACACACGACTCAATTTCTCATTCTTGAAAATCATCCATCTCACTGTTACTTTGTCAAACACAGTAATTGCCTATTCGCAAGCAACCCATACGCCGATCAAGGTGATAGTTGATTGCCAGCACTAGCTCCCCCTCTATCCAAGTCCAACAACTTTGGCCCATAATGTCCATCCATATAGTTCCCCTTTATGGAGACATATGCCTCCCTTCACGAAGGACGAATGCCCGACTCTCCTGTCCCTAGTGGACGAGGGTGGATCGCTTAAGTCAGTTCAGACTACTGACCCAGGGGTGGTAAAGATCCAATGCCAACGTAGTCCTTGTCCCCTATAGTGTTGCTTATACCAACTCAGCCTCTACCATCTAGTAATACAGTCGCATAATTTGGACCCCATTCTAACATAAATCAATTTTGACGAAGAATCCACTAAACCAACTTATCAATATGATAAAGAGTTTCCAAACCGCTCAAATAGTTCAGACATCAACACAAATGAAGCTTGTCTACCAACACCAGGTTCTCTAAATGGACAACCGAAAGATTTGGGAAATCATGAGGGCCCAAATTTCCGCACAACAACAACCCTCCACTCTGGCTTTACCAACTTCGTTCGTCAGGGCACCAACACTTATCGCTAAAGCTAAGGAGAATCAGTTATACGACTGAAGGCAAGCAGTCACATAGCTGAAGTAAATAAGATCCATAATGTTATAAAAAATTGGCTTGCTCAGTCGTTCAGACGATTGTCTGACGTATTCAAGTTCGAAAGCTCCTGAACAACTTCGATTACTTTTTAattacaatatatatttttattaatttttaatttaaaataaaataattgatgACATAGACAAAGAAACAAAATTAGTAATTAGTCATCGAATCTAACTCTTAATTAGTCACAACTCAACAAGgtctataaaatatttaatgattGCTTTGAGACTTTAGATTTAAAGTTCAAAAATACAAACCCTAAAGACTAATCTGCTCCTAAGTTCTCTTTCCCTACGTTGTCATTCCCGTCAATAGCATTAAGAACTACCGTCCATACATAACCACACCGACAATCTCTAATAATCAATAATTACTAGTAGTTTTAGAGTTTGGTCATAACATGTGATTGTGTGAGTATattattagaatttttttttttttttttttaaatttatatataagcTATGTGTTAACTATTCTATGCCTAAATAACCATGGGGTTGTGGTGGTAGAGCGGTAAAGGCTCTTCCTCCCTTAACCAAAGGTCCAGGGTTCAATCATCGCTTTTGGGAATGGAAAGAATTTTTGTGGCCAGCATAGccccacgtggtgaggcgtgatgttcacatgccCCACCACGTGTGATttgtttttttcaattttagattttaattattattattctaaaaaattctaaatattataattattaacattataatttgaattataattattaacattataattaaataatgtgaggcgtgatgttcacattcccacgtgtgattttttttttccaattttacattttaattattattattctaaataattataaatattataattattctaaaaaattctaaatattataattattaacattataatttgaattataattattaatattataattaaataatatacattaaGTATCAAACAtgtgttaaaaataataagttctaaaaaaattctaaatattaacaaattacAACAAGCCAATTCGTCCGGTTCCATTCCTCAATGAATCGATGTGTGATAGATTTAAGAAAGACTATTCACATGCTCAcgtgtgaatttatttttccaattttacattttaattattattattccatggaaccggacgaattgacttgttgtaattttttaatatttaaaattgtttagaacttattgtttttagggttaaggtgcatgaatacccctaacgttttggatcaggagcaattttacccgtaacgtctaaaatggtacaattttatccctaatgttggaagccaagagcaattttacccctaacgttgataaattgggtcaatttgagaaataattcatcaaaccattttctcggtcatgaatcttgtcatctacacttcacacatgcgttattttgtcagtaacaaatcacaaacatatgttgggatgtgaaaaaataagaaaaaaaattaaaaatataccgtctttgtacgaattagagtgaaaaatttaaaaaattcaacgaatttataaatattaatctccaaataatatttacaatttgttagaataattatagtatttataattgtttagaataataataattaaaatgtaaaattagaaaaaaaaattattcctaatgttggaagccaagagcaattttacccttaacgttgataaattgggtcaatttgagaaataattcatcaaactattttctcggtcatgaatcttgtcatctacacatcacacatgcgttattttatcagtagcaaatcacaaacatatgttgggatgtgaaagaaataagaaaaaaatattaaaaatatactgtcttttgtacgaattagagtaaaaaattttaaaaattcaccgaatttataaatattaatctcaaaataatatttacaattttttagaataattatagtatttataattgtttagaataataataattaaaatgtaaaattagaaaaaaaaaattcacgtaggcatgtgaagaatatgcctccaccacaggtggggcgtatgaacatcacgccccacctgtGGTGGAGGCATATTATTCACATGTCCCGACAccgaaaattttatttttaaaaaatcattcgATTTTACTTATAACAATCGTAGATAAAACatatttttgaacaaaattatgTATCATTAGTCATTTCCCATGTTTTTTCTTTACCAAATTAGTCCGGGTTAGATTTCAGAGAGTTTTATGTTTTGGAGAGTATTTGAAATTTTAAGAATATGTTTTGGAGAGTATTTGAAATTTTAAGAAGATGAGTGAATTTGTTGAAAGGACAATTTCATCTTTTCACGGGGTTAGGGGGTAGGAAATGGTGGCTAGGTTTAATAATACACTTCCAAATCTACCAATCCCAATCTCGGTTCGGCTCTTTATCACTGATAGAGGAAAAAAAGTTCAGAATGACTTTTATTAGCTTCAAATCAAGAAGGTGCAGATAAGAGAACTACAAAGAACAATTGAACCACTACCACAAAAATAGAGAATGTAGTCTTCCCGGAAAGCAATCTAATTgggaattgtttttttttttttttctagggAAGGAATTGTTTTCTAATTAGAGCTGAAACgcaattcttttttttatttttctttttaaatggGATTCTGAATCCATTTCTAATCGAGAGTTTCCAATTTAGAAAACACTTTAATCTTTTTCTACTCTGAAATACTTGAGCGTCTCTTCTACTGGTTCAATCTTGGTGCTAAATTTATCATCAGCTCAGCacttttcaatatatatatttgacaaAAAGCTTAGCCTAGGTATGACCATATTTGGGATCTAGATAGTTGCGAAGATCAGAGAAGACATGGAATAATTGGAGTTGAGAACAACAATTGTGAATTAATTGGGTGCGTGCAATGCCATTAAATGGGTGTGTCATGCCATCAAAATGCTtgcttttttatgttttagtgTAATTTAGGCTACCTGTTCGTTAAAATGCCTAAGTGGATTCTTTTGAATAATACATGCCTGTTTTTCTCGATATCAATGCAAGCCTGGGCATAGTTGAGTGAGGATGATGTCAGATTTTCAGTTGTAAATGTGATCCCAAAATCTGTTACTGATTCCAAGAATGGAATGGAGCATAGATAGAGGAGCAGAGTATTGATTATCCAAATATAGAATAGAATCAGTTGGATGATCCACTTTTGAAGCAAAATTAGCGCATATCATCTTACTTGTTTATTGGCATGCGTAAATCCTTACACTTGACAAATGCTGTTATGCTTTAAGCTTCTTTCTTTGCAGGTTTTGATCTTACATTTCTTACACGACTGCAATTTCAGCATCAAAATTATAGCTTTTGTTCTTGTTTCACAACTGTAGAAATGGATGAAGTATTTGGAAGAGAGGGTAGTAAGTACAGAATCTCTTTGGCAGATTCAACAATGATGTTGATTTTGAACCGTGCAATGGACAAAGCACACGATCGAGCACAGAGAAGAGAAGGTCCTATTGAGTGTTTGACAGCCATATCCATGTTTTACGAGCTAGCAGTGATGCAATTGGAAGGCTGTTTGaagtttcttcaagaagaatCGGACAGCAGTTTTGAGAGCAGCGACGAAGAGGTGTTACGAGACTTGGCAGAAATCAGAGATCGTCTCCTCCGACGCCTCAAAGATGCTGAGTTCGCTATTTCAGAAAAGGATAAAGAATTAACTCGTACGCTTGAAAACGAGCTAAAGCTCAAAAAGGTACTGGAAATCAAGGAAAAGGAATTGGATTTTTTGCGCGCAGGAGCTGGAGATGATGAAGAACTCAGTCATGGAAATCAGGTAGGCGTAGTTGAAGAAAGGGATGAGGATTTTTCTGGGCTGAAACATTCTGTAGAACAGCAGGTGTGGAGTATCAAACAAAAACTTGAACCTGAAAGTAAGTCGTTAGATAGAAGGAGAAACAGAAGCTGTGACAGCTTCGATATTGAGCTAATGGGGATAGACATTGACATCTTAAAAGAAACTATGGATATTGCTTTTGGAAAGATGCAGAGTGCAATTTTCTCGTCTGAAATGGAGCCTGTAGAGCATCAATGGATGTGGACAGTTGAGAAGGATGCATTATCTATTCTGATAAAAGGATTTATGAGAGATTTCCAATcagaaattcaccaaatttCTGAACATTGGTCAGATTCAATGAGGGAAATTAGATTCTTGCATGATGAACTGCTTAATCTTTGCTTATCTGAAAGTAATCATGAGGGAAAGATCATTTCTTCAAAGGCAATAGGAAAATCTTCTTCAGATGAAAATAATGAACAGAATCAGTCCGATGACGAAACTGAAGAAGATGATGGTGGGAACTTGGTTGCTAAAATGATAAAGAATCACGAATCCATTATCAAGAAAAAAAGCAAAGAGGTGAACTGGGAAAAGCGAGAAATTATGGGGGAAAAGAGGTGTTCATACCCTTGGGGAGAGGAGGATGCAGCCAGTGCAAAAAAAAGGATGCAAGATGTGATTACAAGAATGGGAAGATTAATTGATCAGAATGAAAATTTTGATAAAACTTTCAACCACCATATTAAAGTCGACGGAAAGGAGGAAGGTTCTTTGAGCAGAACGTTGTACAAGTTCCACAAGAAACAAGACAAGCAATGTCAGATTGGTAAGTTGAAATACAGCCAAGAGAGGATGAATAAAACTTCAATTTCTGAAAAAGTATATGAAGCATTTCAGGGTGAAATGAAGATACTGAAAGAAGAGGAGGAAGCAAGTCTTCAGACCCTGATAATGAAAAAGACTTGTGCTACACTTTTAAAAGGACTCGTAAGTGATTCTAGCAATAAGGAGAAGGTGAAAATGGTCAACAAGTGGAATGACCAAATGGAAAGTGATAAACTTGATATTCAGATTAGAGAAGAGATACAGTACATGGTGTTTAAACAGGTAGTGAAGGATTTTTGTGCTCAAATCTATAGTTTGGAAGACAAAAATCTAGCAGGAGAACTAAGGGAGGAAATATCAAAGGTCTATTTTGCAGAAATATGCAAGGAATGGAATGAAATAGTTGGAAGATATGATACTGAATATCTTGTTAGGGAAGAGATACATCAAATTGCCTCTCGAGGGTGTTTAAGGGATATAACTGAAACTACTGATCACATAATAACCAAATTGAAAGAGTTGATTTTGGAGACGAAATTGAGGGAGGAAGTTTATACGTCCCTCTTCGGTGAACTGCACAAGGAATGGAAAGAGGTTATTGAAACACCAGATACCGAGAGACTAATTGGGGAAAAGATATATCAGATTGCCTTAGAAGAGAGCCTCAAAGATATGATAAACTCCAGTAATAGGTTACTAGGCAAACCTGATGAGGCAAAGAATTCAACGAATTGTATTTATAGCTTCGGATTTCAGTGTTTGGAACACTCAATTGAGGAGGATATATGCAAAGTTCTTTTCAGGGAAACGTACAGAGGGTGGAAGAAGGAGATAGATAATCATAATTTTGAGAGTCTCATCAAGGAAGAAGTTTTCCTGCTTGTTGTTTCTGAGTCTGTGAAGGAAGCTAGTTTTGGATGCAGAGAAGCTGCAGCTCAGAATCATTTTGAACTCTTAGAAGAATCCACTTCATTTAACAACTCAGATAGAAGTCCAGAAGTTTGGGAAGATGACCTTTTGACTCAGAAACACGATCCAGAATTGAACTGCATTGAAGTTGAGAAGGGTTTGATTCAGACAGAAAGTTCCGAATTCAAGGAGGATGGACTCAATCATCTGAAGcaagaaaatttaaacaaaataaagatttcTGGAGAGTTGTTATCTGAGATGAGAAGCACTTGTACTTCTATGAGCAGCAAAGTTAAGAATGCTTTGGACCATTTGGCTATGAGTAAGGCACTAGTAAATGAGTTAAGATCTTGTTTACTTGTAGCAGTTGAAGGTGTAGAAAGTTTTGATGAGAAGGTATATCCTTCATCTTCTGAAAGTGAGATGGAATCATCTTGGTTTCAAAAGAAAGCAATTAGGGGGGTGAAAGTTCAAGCTCCATCTTATTCTTCATTTATGCCTATCATGGAATTTCTGCAAGTATTTATTGAATTCAAGTGCAGAGTTGAAAAGAGTTTAGAGCTGAACATCATGAAGTACTTAACTTTTCCTTGAGCTTTATATACCCATGAATATGTTTATGAAGTCTTCCTCTATTGCATTCATGATCAGATCCCTGTACTTACAGGTTGGAAGGAGCAATACGGGACTTAAATCCACTTGCTCAAGTTGTTGCTAGACAAAGGAGGAAAATACGGCTCTATCAAAAGGGTTTCCTCAATCGATGTGAAAACCTTAGGAAGGCTGAAGCTGAGGTACTAAGCTACTTTTTCTGTATTTTGTATCAATTTTCTTTTTTGACCCTTGACCTGTGTGTAATTTTAGTAAGATTGAGTTCATTttacgaaaaatgcaaaattgaaggacgaaattaacatataaatttcattttttgaGCAATTGGACCAGATGATACCCTGTTATGCACAAAAAAAGGTTCATTTTGGAGCAAATTGATCCTTTATACAAACTTTTTAGATGTTCTCAAAATTTTGTAGGTGGATCTGTTGGGGAATCAAGTTGAAGTACTTTTAGTCCTACTTCAAAAGATATACAATATATTGCATCAATATTCACCAGCATTGCAACAGTATTTTGAGGTGAGCAAAATTTTGCTTCCTTGATCTTTTTCTGAAATGCATGCTTAGAAGGCCTTATCATATCACATATATCAACAGACAATTCCCTGTACAAAAATGAGGGACCTTTTTATGGTGTTTCGTTTGAAATCGGACAAGACAATATTTGCCTAGTTTGAATTTGTAACTCTAACTAATGGTGGTATACAGGTCTCGGAAATTTTAAAGCTGATCAGGAAAGAACTAATTGGTGAAGTTAATGACATGTAAGCCTTGGTTGTAATCCAGAGTTTCTGGTTTTGCTTAGTGTATCCCAATTGGATGTCAAATGATTTGACTGCTTGGGTTTATAGGTAATGTGTAGAGAAACAAGAATCAGGTAATATAATATGATGAAAGGTCTTTTAAAAGCAATTTTCTGTCTTTCTTGATTAATTTCAGGCATCCAAGAGATGCTAACATGCCCATTTACATGATTCAGATAGTCTTTCTCTATTATGCAGAATACAATATCTTC includes:
- the LOC136226704 gene encoding uncharacterized protein — translated: MDEVFGREGSKYRISLADSTMMLILNRAMDKAHDRAQRREGPIECLTAISMFYELAVMQLEGCLKFLQEESDSSFESSDEEVLRDLAEIRDRLLRRLKDAEFAISEKDKELTRTLENELKLKKVLEIKEKELDFLRAGAGDDEELSHGNQVGVVEERDEDFSGLKHSVEQQVWSIKQKLEPESKSLDRRRNRSCDSFDIELMGIDIDILKETMDIAFGKMQSAIFSSEMEPVEHQWMWTVEKDALSILIKGFMRDFQSEIHQISEHWSDSMREIRFLHDELLNLCLSESNHEGKIISSKAIGKSSSDENNEQNQSDDETEEDDGGNLVAKMIKNHESIIKKKSKEVNWEKREIMGEKRCSYPWGEEDAASAKKRMQDVITRMGRLIDQNENFDKTFNHHIKVDGKEEGSLSRTLYKFHKKQDKQCQIGKLKYSQERMNKTSISEKVYEAFQGEMKILKEEEEASLQTLIMKKTCATLLKGLVSDSSNKEKVKMVNKWNDQMESDKLDIQIREEIQYMVFKQVVKDFCAQIYSLEDKNLAGELREEISKVYFAEICKEWNEIVGRYDTEYLVREEIHQIASRGCLRDITETTDHIITKLKELILETKLREEVYTSLFGELHKEWKEVIETPDTERLIGEKIYQIALEESLKDMINSSNRLLGKPDEAKNSTNCIYSFGFQCLEHSIEEDICKVLFRETYRGWKKEIDNHNFESLIKEEVFLLVVSESVKEASFGCREAAAQNHFELLEESTSFNNSDRSPEVWEDDLLTQKHDPELNCIEVEKGLIQTESSEFKEDGLNHLKQENLNKIKISGELLSEMRSTCTSMSSKVKNALDHLAMSKALVNELRSCLLVAVEGVESFDEKVYPSSSESEMESSWFQKKAIRGVKVQAPSYSSFMPIMEFLQVFIEFKCRVEKSLELNIMKLEGAIRDLNPLAQVVARQRRKIRLYQKGFLNRCENLRKAEAEVDLLGNQVEVLLVLLQKIYNILHQYSPALQQYFEVSEILKLIRKELIGEVNDM